The following are from one region of the Treponema denticola genome:
- a CDS encoding penicillin-binding protein, which yields MEEVDSFISKPRFWFFISLVIIFVVLLILQFAKYMIMKEPVVITPKVSTERGTIYDRNKKILAVQTTIYNLYADKTLMKNPAEAAKVLAPVLMQNESDLLEKIQDSKSNFLYLKKRMSESERDLVKNVIDENKLSGIRFESVFNRTYPENTLASTVVGFLGDDGRGKTGVEYSLQNILSPPPETKGYTGKGYDVYLSIDGNIQYMLEKIISKTMEETKAQSAVFLAVDAKTGEVLAYVNSPSASLANFIESTPEQRLDRPANYVYEPGSVFKIFSMAAFLELGTTKDGQVYDCNALFEFNKPNVKPITCLKTHGRVSPRDVIRLSCNDATAQIADITEKNAFYEKIKLFGFGSKTNIELPGETAGLLASPQNWSIRTKHTIAMGQEIGVSALQLVEAATAFTNKGSTLRLSLISKVADKEGNIVYLHKPSVLNKVISEKNAELLLSYMRTGSIEGIAWRASINGVPIAVKTGTAQMANEKGGGYSKTDFISSCIGIFPADDPKIILYTAVIKPVGQIYGSVIAAPVISEASNEIIDYLGLARENAPTVEHTGRIPISENKPVVLKDKMPDLTGVPKKLLLELLLQKDFSVKITGDGYVVSQSPPPGTPLKKGMKIELNLE from the coding sequence ATGGAAGAAGTAGATAGTTTTATTTCAAAACCTAGGTTTTGGTTTTTTATAAGTCTTGTAATTATTTTTGTTGTTTTGCTTATACTCCAATTTGCAAAGTACATGATAATGAAAGAACCTGTAGTGATTACGCCTAAGGTTTCGACTGAAAGGGGGACTATATATGACAGAAATAAAAAAATCCTTGCAGTTCAGACAACTATTTATAATCTTTATGCCGATAAAACCCTTATGAAAAATCCTGCCGAGGCGGCGAAGGTCTTGGCCCCTGTTTTAATGCAAAACGAATCAGATCTCTTGGAAAAAATTCAAGATTCCAAATCCAATTTTTTATATTTAAAAAAAAGAATGAGCGAAAGTGAAAGGGATTTGGTTAAAAACGTTATAGATGAAAATAAATTAAGCGGTATCAGGTTTGAGTCTGTGTTTAACCGCACCTATCCCGAAAATACCTTAGCCTCTACAGTCGTAGGTTTTTTAGGTGATGACGGCAGGGGTAAAACAGGCGTAGAATACTCCCTTCAAAATATTCTCTCTCCTCCTCCTGAAACAAAGGGTTATACAGGCAAGGGCTACGATGTTTATCTAAGCATAGACGGAAACATTCAGTACATGCTCGAAAAAATTATATCGAAAACGATGGAAGAAACAAAGGCTCAATCTGCCGTTTTTCTTGCTGTTGATGCAAAGACCGGAGAAGTCCTCGCCTATGTAAACTCTCCTTCTGCTTCCCTTGCAAACTTTATAGAAAGCACGCCTGAACAGCGCCTTGATCGTCCTGCAAACTATGTTTATGAGCCGGGGTCGGTTTTTAAGATATTTTCTATGGCTGCCTTTTTGGAGTTGGGTACTACTAAGGACGGGCAAGTCTATGATTGCAATGCTCTTTTTGAATTTAACAAGCCCAATGTAAAACCAATAACCTGTTTAAAGACTCATGGAAGGGTAAGCCCGCGGGATGTAATCCGTCTTTCATGTAACGATGCAACTGCTCAGATTGCCGATATTACCGAAAAAAATGCTTTTTATGAAAAGATTAAACTTTTCGGTTTCGGCTCCAAAACCAATATAGAGCTTCCGGGAGAGACGGCCGGTCTTCTTGCCTCCCCTCAAAACTGGTCTATCCGCACAAAGCACACAATTGCTATGGGGCAGGAAATAGGAGTTTCAGCATTGCAGCTGGTTGAAGCTGCAACGGCCTTTACAAATAAAGGTTCCACTTTGAGGCTTTCTCTTATTTCAAAGGTTGCCGACAAGGAAGGAAACATTGTCTATCTTCATAAGCCATCGGTTTTAAACAAGGTTATATCCGAAAAAAATGCCGAGCTGCTTTTAAGCTATATGAGAACGGGCTCCATAGAGGGTATAGCTTGGAGGGCCTCTATCAACGGAGTTCCCATTGCAGTAAAAACCGGAACAGCTCAGATGGCAAATGAGAAAGGCGGGGGCTACAGTAAGACCGATTTTATTTCAAGCTGTATAGGAATTTTTCCGGCAGATGATCCTAAGATTATTTTATATACGGCAGTCATAAAACCTGTCGGACAAATATACGGCTCCGTTATTGCGGCTCCCGTAATTTCCGAGGCCTCGAACGAAATTATAGATTATCTCGGGCTTGCAAGGGAAAACGCCCCAACCGTTGAGCATACGGGACGGATCCCCATAAGCGAAAATAAACCTGTCGTCTTAAAAGATAAGATGCCCGACTTAACGGGTGTTCCAAAAAAACTTTTGCTTGAGCTTCTTTTACAAAAAGACTTTTCGGTAAAAATTACAGGTGACGGATATGTCGTCTCTCAAAGTCCTCCGCCCGGCACACCTCTTAAAAAAGGAATGAAAATTGAGCTCAATCTCGAATAA
- a CDS encoding motility associated factor glycosyltransferase family protein, translating into MSSISNKESAGNREILYKNLFHNAELFTCRFPELSAALGLDSEIGIKQFAERIPESYYLEEAKLKEKDKKIFTARINGKYLHSKYNPISEAEKNISLDFFKDKKAKSSCIFCGLGLGYTQELYAKKYPKSSLIIIEPDLFVFFLFLQSRPLDDFFMHENLILLLGLYPKDVLDFFESKSFFDIPAFKIQPLIDVSSSWFSEFEALKKRRNEKTNLNKNTLKKFGKLWLKNFLKNMEQTEGLFGINKIENIFASCPALIIAAGPGLDDTINLVKENEDKFIIIAADTAVRACHRHGLKPDFILLMDAQYWNYLHLADLDISDSILITESSVYPAVFRLKTKAKFLCTSMFPLAQYIEKLIGEKGKLVTGGSVATACWDFARILGCSEIIFAGLDLAFPDFQTHFKGSRFEEDVNAFSNRFFPSETASHLSLYSASPQLKEGYEGKVLSDKRMQMYAWWFESKIAEFPDIKTYNLLPQGLKIPNMPALSMEEFLLKAKASPLSKKIKIEKMSALPNLSSKKEDSLGRTSPNLSSALKELSTDLEKIMKLAKEGMDICRNLLDSLKNGKSLEDSIINKSIESLNLIDEKIKTDKTNTIIGFDLLLDEDEIKPGNGKSFTSVYEENFLIYKKIYETCALIYPLKIKR; encoded by the coding sequence TTGAGCTCAATCTCGAATAAAGAAAGCGCCGGCAATCGTGAAATTTTGTATAAGAACCTTTTTCATAATGCGGAGCTTTTTACTTGCCGGTTTCCTGAGCTCTCTGCTGCCTTGGGCCTTGACTCCGAGATCGGTATTAAACAATTTGCCGAAAGAATTCCTGAAAGCTATTATCTCGAAGAAGCAAAATTAAAAGAAAAAGATAAAAAGATTTTTACTGCACGCATAAACGGAAAATACCTGCATTCAAAATATAATCCTATAAGCGAGGCCGAAAAAAATATCTCCCTTGATTTTTTTAAAGATAAAAAGGCTAAAAGCTCTTGTATTTTTTGCGGCCTTGGTTTGGGCTATACTCAAGAACTTTATGCAAAAAAATATCCTAAATCTTCGCTGATTATAATTGAGCCCGACCTCTTTGTTTTTTTTCTTTTTTTACAAAGCCGTCCTTTGGATGATTTTTTTATGCACGAAAATCTGATTCTTCTTTTAGGCCTTTATCCGAAAGATGTGTTGGATTTTTTTGAAAGCAAATCTTTTTTTGATATTCCCGCTTTTAAAATTCAGCCATTGATTGATGTAAGTTCTTCTTGGTTTTCAGAGTTTGAGGCCTTAAAAAAACGGAGAAATGAAAAGACAAATTTAAACAAAAATACCTTAAAAAAATTCGGAAAACTTTGGCTTAAAAATTTTTTAAAAAATATGGAACAAACCGAAGGTCTTTTTGGCATCAATAAAATAGAAAATATTTTTGCTTCTTGTCCTGCTTTGATAATTGCTGCAGGGCCAGGCTTGGATGATACGATAAATCTTGTAAAAGAAAATGAAGATAAGTTTATAATCATTGCGGCAGATACGGCTGTAAGGGCTTGTCATAGGCATGGCCTAAAACCCGACTTTATTCTTTTAATGGATGCTCAATATTGGAACTATCTTCATCTTGCAGACCTCGACATTTCGGATTCGATTCTTATTACCGAATCTTCCGTATATCCGGCCGTTTTCCGGCTTAAAACAAAAGCCAAGTTTTTATGCACTTCCATGTTTCCCCTTGCTCAATATATAGAAAAACTTATAGGCGAAAAGGGTAAACTTGTTACCGGCGGTTCCGTTGCAACAGCTTGCTGGGATTTTGCAAGAATTTTAGGCTGTTCTGAAATTATTTTTGCAGGACTCGATTTAGCCTTTCCCGATTTTCAAACCCACTTTAAGGGAAGCCGCTTTGAAGAAGATGTAAATGCTTTTTCAAACCGGTTTTTTCCTTCGGAAACAGCTTCGCATCTAAGCCTTTATTCCGCCTCGCCTCAATTAAAAGAAGGCTATGAGGGAAAGGTTTTAAGCGACAAGAGAATGCAGATGTATGCTTGGTGGTTTGAAAGTAAGATTGCCGAGTTCCCCGATATTAAAACCTATAATCTTTTACCGCAGGGCTTAAAAATTCCGAATATGCCGGCCCTAAGTATGGAAGAGTTTTTACTTAAAGCAAAAGCTTCGCCTCTTTCAAAAAAAATAAAAATCGAAAAGATGAGTGCTTTACCTAACTTGTCTTCTAAAAAAGAAGACAGTCTTGGCCGAACTTCTCCAAACCTTTCCTCGGCCTTAAAAGAATTAAGTACCGATTTGGAAAAAATAATGAAGCTTGCAAAAGAGGGTATGGATATATGCCGGAATCTTTTAGACTCTTTAAAAAACGGAAAGTCACTTGAAGATTCTATCATAAATAAAAGCATAGAGAGCTTAAACCTTATCGACGAAAAAATAAAAACCGATAAGACCAATACCATAATAGGCTTTGACCTCTTGCTTGATGAAGATGAAATCAAGCCCGGTAACGGCAAATCTTTTACCTCCGTTTACGAAGAAAATTTTTTAATTTATAAAAAGATATACGAAACCTGTGCCTTAATTTATCCTTTAAAAATCAAAAGATAG
- a CDS encoding CPBP family intramembrane glutamic endopeptidase, producing MHFDKKTLRFLLEFIFIFTIFVLPPMLNKRDFTPPPQPEGIFYVLVFISKIVFFAAYEEILYRIYLPYRIKSFYRENSKSFKSAFAAYEILPVIFFALAHRYLGPFNVLYAAAAGIIFRVLYVLIQKKSSAKCNITTASIKAALCVIVLHSVHNGIIYLLIFKG from the coding sequence ATGCATTTTGATAAGAAGACTCTAAGGTTTTTACTTGAATTTATCTTCATTTTCACCATTTTTGTCCTTCCTCCGATGTTAAATAAGAGGGATTTTACCCCGCCGCCTCAGCCGGAAGGTATCTTTTATGTTTTAGTCTTTATATCGAAAATAGTTTTTTTTGCAGCCTATGAAGAAATTCTATACCGAATATATTTACCGTATAGAATAAAAAGTTTTTACCGAGAAAATTCTAAGAGCTTTAAATCGGCCTTTGCCGCCTATGAAATTCTTCCGGTCATTTTTTTTGCTCTGGCTCACCGTTATTTAGGTCCCTTTAATGTGCTTTATGCTGCGGCCGCAGGAATAATTTTTAGAGTATTATATGTTCTTATACAAAAAAAATCCTCTGCCAAATGCAACATAACAACGGCAAGTATAAAAGCGGCTCTTTGCGTTATAGTACTTCACTCTGTCCACAACGGAATCATCTATCTTTTGATTTTTAAAGGATAA
- a CDS encoding PilZ domain-containing protein: MYILVVFIIVFLLFTAFSFTLPGRRFLDLIRFFTEGKDRGFLFSNLLLLWRTANYVGLEDKTRLFWSVPALDECIRFIARQVENKLDADVSQKMQILLNKLYDYRTKIELEEVQKKRRIESTHEIYIGQICIIFVPRETTVYGKLMANTKNELVFALFDASAERAEKVNWQNKAVRVYFWKQNDAGYVFSSEAVKAKKIEDRIEIYIKHSKKIVRTQKRKSVRASCDVEGLMFPLRAGDPYNSDYETHGGVKSNIKDISEDGAMFFVKGKAAKGIRMKLQFKLKNTEIVMCGKIVRFVYDQPLNKSRVHFKCEFLDQKMKNVILSYIYNIATTDDNTEFINSILKEENNDHSVADQKIKDNDFLQDGLTDGQMLYDFAEGKGSV, from the coding sequence ATGTATATTCTTGTAGTTTTTATTATTGTGTTTCTTTTATTTACGGCTTTCTCGTTTACTCTTCCGGGGAGACGGTTTTTGGATTTAATCCGTTTTTTTACCGAAGGGAAAGACAGGGGCTTTTTATTTTCTAATCTTTTATTGTTGTGGCGGACAGCCAATTATGTAGGTCTTGAAGATAAAACCCGTCTTTTTTGGTCGGTTCCGGCCTTAGATGAATGCATACGCTTTATTGCCCGTCAGGTTGAAAATAAGCTGGATGCCGATGTTTCTCAAAAAATGCAAATTTTACTTAACAAACTCTATGATTACCGCACAAAAATTGAATTGGAAGAAGTTCAAAAAAAACGAAGAATTGAATCAACTCATGAAATTTATATCGGCCAAATTTGTATTATCTTTGTGCCGCGAGAAACAACCGTTTACGGCAAACTTATGGCAAATACAAAGAATGAGCTTGTGTTTGCCCTCTTTGATGCATCTGCAGAAAGAGCCGAAAAAGTTAATTGGCAAAATAAGGCTGTAAGGGTTTATTTTTGGAAACAAAATGATGCAGGATATGTCTTTAGTTCTGAAGCCGTCAAGGCAAAAAAAATAGAGGACCGCATAGAAATTTATATTAAACATTCAAAAAAAATTGTTCGTACACAAAAAAGAAAATCGGTTAGAGCTTCATGCGATGTTGAAGGCTTGATGTTTCCTCTTAGGGCAGGAGATCCTTATAATTCCGATTATGAAACTCATGGCGGAGTAAAATCAAACATAAAGGACATATCGGAAGACGGAGCCATGTTTTTTGTAAAAGGCAAGGCTGCAAAGGGTATCCGAATGAAGCTGCAATTTAAACTAAAAAATACCGAGATTGTAATGTGCGGTAAGATTGTCCGCTTTGTTTATGATCAACCCTTAAATAAATCGCGAGTACATTTTAAATGTGAATTTTTAGATCAAAAAATGAAAAATGTTATTTTATCATACATATATAATATAGCAACGACCGATGATAATACCGAATTTATAAACAGTATTTTAAAAGAAGAAAATAATGATCATTCAGTGGCAGACCAAAAAATAAAAGATAACGATTTTTTGCAAGACGGCTTAACTGACGGTCAAATGCTCTATGATTTTGCAGAAGGTAAGGGGTCTGTATGA